A region from the Nesterenkonia lacusekhoensis genome encodes:
- the mnhG gene encoding monovalent cation/H(+) antiporter subunit G, which produces MGIENILHGAGLVFIFLGIFTIIVSAIGLFRLPDLYLRASAVGTSAGLGVASIVFGALLMDFSMINLIKALIAIVAQLLTSAVGSMAIARSGYLNNYAPAEITHTDELALTKRG; this is translated from the coding sequence ATGGGCATCGAGAACATCCTGCACGGGGCAGGGCTGGTCTTCATCTTCCTGGGGATCTTCACGATCATCGTCTCGGCGATCGGCCTGTTCCGGCTGCCTGATCTGTACCTGCGTGCCTCGGCGGTGGGCACCTCGGCCGGTCTGGGCGTCGCTTCGATCGTCTTCGGCGCGCTGCTGATGGACTTTTCCATGATCAACCTGATCAAGGCGCTGATCGCGATCGTCGCCCAGCTGCTGACCTCGGCAGTGGGTTCGATGGCCATCGCTCGCTCCGGCTACCTGAACAACTACGCACCCGCGGAGATCACCCACACCGACGAGCTGGCGCTGACCAAGCGCGGCTGA
- a CDS encoding monovalent cation/H+ antiporter complex subunit F, whose protein sequence is MISEWTLEVALLLLAIGMVVAGVRAYLGPRTSDRAVAADLIFFATIGFLALIGLRTEIEALFDIILIATLLGFMAAISMARLGSGGRR, encoded by the coding sequence ATGATCTCTGAATGGACACTCGAGGTCGCTCTGCTCCTGCTGGCCATCGGCATGGTGGTCGCCGGTGTGCGCGCCTACCTGGGACCGCGCACCTCAGACCGTGCGGTGGCGGCGGATCTGATCTTCTTCGCCACCATCGGGTTCCTGGCTCTGATCGGACTGCGCACTGAGATCGAGGCGCTGTTCGACATCATCCTCATCGCCACGCTGCTGGGCTTCATGGCCGCCATCTCTATGGCACGTCTGGGATCGGGAGGTCGTCGCTGA
- a CDS encoding Na+/H+ antiporter subunit E, whose amino-acid sequence MSIWPFRIISFLFWYAKEFILANVHVTADVLRPRRRMKMNPAIVAVPAASKSDSEWTLISTLITLTPGTMTLTLSREHGILYVHGMFAESRDALAKDIQEMEDRLLRAMRRRPGDLSRPTELPVVEPRDVEEGEYHEWDAPGITEADSEGGEPR is encoded by the coding sequence GTGAGCATCTGGCCCTTCAGGATCATCAGCTTCCTGTTCTGGTACGCCAAGGAGTTCATCCTGGCCAACGTGCACGTCACCGCAGATGTGCTGCGTCCGCGCAGGCGGATGAAGATGAACCCGGCGATCGTCGCCGTGCCGGCGGCCTCGAAGTCCGACAGCGAGTGGACGCTGATCTCCACTCTGATCACTCTGACCCCGGGCACGATGACGCTGACCCTGTCCCGGGAGCACGGCATCCTCTACGTGCACGGCATGTTCGCGGAGTCCCGGGACGCTCTGGCGAAGGACATCCAGGAGATGGAGGACCGTCTGCTCAGGGCTATGCGCCGCAGGCCCGGCGATCTGTCCCGGCCCACCGAGCTGCCCGTGGTGGAGCCGCGGGACGTGGAGGAGGGGGAGTACCACGAGTGGGACGCCCCCGGTATCACCGAGGCTGACAGCGAAGGAGGGGAGCCCCGATGA
- a CDS encoding monovalent cation/H+ antiporter subunit D family protein, with amino-acid sequence MNLAEILPPLLPLLVGVPLLLGAAGAAVRKNKLARHIISMGTLLAIFAFSVLLVVVTSDGTILAHRVGGWTPVDVGSEGQTFEIAIPFVVDALSALVLMIISILGIASVMFAMATHEARARFFHPFVLVLMAGVAGALMTGDIFNLFVFIEVMLLPSYGLIAMMGAKLGAHGARIYVSVNLMASTLLLVGIALVYATAGTVNLAELHGAALDDPAVAIAGGVVLTAISVKAAVVPVHGWLTRTYPMTSPAVTALFSGIHTKVAIYAIYRIYSLLFDGDERFLWVALIVVSATMLIGVLGAIGEKTTRSILVFHMISQIGYILIGVGLFTTLGLTAAIFYLLHHMIVKASLFLSTGAIEETYGTGEIEKLGGMLRREPLIAITFMAAALSLAGLPPFSGFVAKFSIIRATLEETHYWVAAVAVIVSVFTLLSMLKIWTGVFMGDEPKDLQERALTYQERMHGKRYLRVEAQAETPTLTVGPPTSTTLAVLSGEQEVKVPAKLIIPGALLAAVTIFFGVGAEVLMSLSATAAEGLLNPEIYVEAVSGA; translated from the coding sequence GTGAACCTCGCAGAGATCCTCCCACCGCTGCTGCCCCTGCTGGTCGGCGTCCCGCTGCTGTTGGGCGCAGCCGGCGCCGCCGTCCGAAAGAACAAGCTGGCCCGCCACATCATCAGCATGGGCACCCTGCTGGCGATCTTCGCCTTCTCAGTGCTGCTGGTGGTGGTCACCTCCGACGGGACCATCCTGGCCCACCGCGTGGGCGGTTGGACTCCGGTGGATGTGGGCTCCGAAGGGCAGACCTTCGAGATAGCCATCCCGTTCGTGGTCGATGCGCTCTCGGCGCTGGTGCTGATGATCATCTCGATCCTCGGCATCGCCTCGGTCATGTTCGCCATGGCCACCCATGAGGCGCGTGCCCGGTTCTTCCACCCGTTCGTCCTGGTGCTCATGGCCGGCGTGGCCGGCGCCCTGATGACCGGTGACATCTTCAACCTCTTCGTGTTCATCGAGGTCATGCTCCTGCCCTCCTATGGGCTGATCGCCATGATGGGGGCCAAACTGGGTGCCCACGGCGCTCGGATCTACGTCTCGGTGAACCTCATGGCCTCCACGCTGCTGCTGGTGGGCATCGCCCTGGTCTACGCCACCGCCGGCACAGTCAATCTGGCCGAGCTGCACGGCGCGGCTCTGGACGATCCGGCTGTGGCCATCGCCGGCGGCGTCGTGCTGACCGCGATCTCTGTCAAGGCCGCCGTCGTTCCGGTCCACGGGTGGCTGACCCGCACCTATCCGATGACGAGCCCTGCGGTGACCGCGCTGTTCTCCGGCATCCACACCAAGGTGGCCATCTACGCCATCTACCGGATCTATTCGCTGCTCTTCGACGGCGACGAGCGGTTCCTGTGGGTGGCTCTGATCGTGGTGAGTGCGACCATGCTGATCGGTGTGCTCGGAGCGATCGGGGAGAAGACCACCCGGTCCATCCTGGTCTTCCACATGATCAGCCAGATCGGCTACATCCTCATCGGTGTCGGACTGTTCACGACGCTGGGCCTGACTGCGGCGATCTTCTACCTGCTGCACCACATGATCGTGAAGGCTTCGCTGTTCCTCTCCACCGGCGCCATCGAGGAGACCTACGGCACCGGAGAGATCGAGAAGCTCGGCGGGATGCTCCGGCGTGAGCCGCTGATCGCGATCACCTTCATGGCGGCGGCGCTGTCGCTGGCCGGGCTGCCTCCGTTCTCCGGATTCGTGGCCAAGTTCAGCATCATCCGAGCCACTCTGGAGGAGACCCACTACTGGGTGGCGGCTGTGGCGGTCATCGTCTCGGTCTTCACCCTGCTGTCCATGCTGAAGATCTGGACCGGGGTGTTCATGGGTGATGAGCCCAAGGACCTGCAGGAGCGGGCGCTGACCTATCAGGAGCGCATGCACGGCAAGCGCTACCTGCGGGTGGAGGCCCAGGCGGAGACCCCGACGCTGACCGTGGGTCCGCCGACGTCGACCACGCTGGCGGTGCTCTCCGGAGAGCAGGAGGTCAAGGTGCCGGCCAAGCTGATCATCCCGGGTGCGCTGTTGGCCGCCGTGACGATCTTCTTCGGTGTGGGTGCAGAAGTCCTGATGAGCCTCTCGGCCACGGCCGCAGAGGGTCTGTTGAACCCGGAGATCTACGTGGAGGCGGTGAGCGGAGCGTGA
- a CDS encoding sodium:proton antiporter, which yields MSIAVAVGLLTAAAVYLFMQRGMVRIVLGFILASHAANLMLFAAGNVAYREVPYIGGAALEEQADPLPQAFVLTAIVIAFAITMYMVTLAITTTTDDDTENEEESPAKVLYGERRPRPVGPPADAGVAETGDLDDVAVKGISTDSGEIAVESSEDETGERK from the coding sequence ATGAGCATCGCCGTCGCAGTGGGGCTGCTGACCGCAGCCGCCGTCTATCTCTTCATGCAGCGCGGTATGGTCCGCATCGTGTTGGGCTTCATCCTGGCCTCGCATGCGGCCAACCTCATGCTCTTCGCCGCCGGCAACGTGGCCTACCGGGAGGTGCCCTACATCGGCGGGGCGGCCTTGGAGGAGCAGGCCGATCCGCTGCCGCAGGCCTTCGTGCTCACCGCGATCGTCATCGCCTTCGCCATCACCATGTACATGGTCACTCTGGCGATCACCACGACCACCGATGACGACACGGAGAACGAGGAGGAGTCCCCGGCCAAGGTGCTCTACGGAGAGCGCAGGCCGCGTCCGGTCGGCCCGCCCGCTGACGCCGGCGTCGCAGAGACCGGCGACCTCGACGACGTCGCAGTCAAGGGCATCAGCACCGATTCCGGTGAGATCGCCGTCGAATCCAGCGAAGATGAGACGGGAGAGCGCAAGTGA
- a CDS encoding DUF4040 family protein encodes MTLMVLLFLTLILVPVAASFHQVLGRDTGWVAAVSLTALGLMTLPWIGPIIDGQVYEESLPWIPTAVDVNIGLRLDGLGMVFLLLVLFIGALVMAYSARYFSTKKKTSDYYVWMLLFVFAMSGMVMADDLILLFVFWEFTTLCSFFLINRSGAKAPAPAQRTLLITMAGGLGLLTAVLWIIAETGTTQLSAALQHEVWQENGTFVAVVAVLIAFAAFTKSAQFPFHLWLPDAMVAPAPVSAYLHAAAMVKAGIYLLLRFAPVFEGVVIWQAMLISAGLITALIGALFALQRHDIKEIMAYSTVSQLGFLVATIGIGTPTAITAAIIHVVAHALFKSSLFMMVGIIEHESHTRDIRELNGLRKTMPVSFVVTLVASLSMAGVPPLFGFVSKENLLKGFLSAEEDGIFGAGLSWTLTLIAVLAAVGTFAYCGRIVLGAFGGYRGVGRKDAGYDDGAHAPIAEDAAHEASPAFFMPALLPAAAGAILGFVPFLFDGLISRATQSASTSDYEAHFYLWGGLSVDLMLSVIIMGVGLITVVARARMDNLIPRTVVPWTGVEVVEKMRTGSIAFGRRVGDITRSDMHGLHLTAPGIFLAAIFAAGVVAAPQLGDFTEGHTQMIDWVLIGLMGIFLIGTVISKSRTAAVVLAGGAGFMVSAWYFLLGAIDVGMTQLLVEILTVVVLVLVMRKLPTKFHPVKRSRTAVAVVIAIGFGVMAFVAAFALTGRSGRWSEGEGHRAPVGEAFLTHTYDESGAINTVNSILVDFRALDTFGELTVLGVAGFAILAVLNSAFSTSDNVTPGSKSWVGTPLDHAKDNTTAMRSVFNWMAPFIMLLSLILLLRGHYDSGGGFIAALVLGGFFALRYLVAPSDSSVKLRFDYAMIIVGGIIISAAIGLAGFVEGSYLRPIVLFEGLPLPWGSESGFTLSTALIFDLGIYLAVIGAVLVALDRLGQAQRYPAELLRAHRRSLGQKTGEVSALEPDYAVDPGDLPVEVEAENAGRDDHSIGEGVDGR; translated from the coding sequence ATGACCTTGATGGTGCTGCTCTTCCTCACCCTGATCCTGGTTCCCGTCGCCGCGTCCTTCCACCAGGTGCTCGGCCGCGACACCGGATGGGTCGCAGCAGTCTCGCTGACGGCTCTGGGTCTCATGACCCTTCCATGGATCGGCCCGATCATCGACGGGCAGGTCTATGAGGAGTCGCTTCCCTGGATCCCCACGGCTGTCGATGTGAACATCGGCCTGCGCCTGGACGGGCTGGGCATGGTCTTCCTGCTGCTGGTGCTGTTCATCGGTGCTCTGGTGATGGCCTACTCGGCCCGCTACTTCAGCACCAAGAAGAAGACCTCGGACTACTACGTCTGGATGCTGCTCTTCGTCTTCGCCATGTCCGGCATGGTCATGGCCGATGACCTCATCCTCCTGTTCGTCTTCTGGGAGTTCACCACTCTCTGTTCCTTCTTCCTGATCAACCGCTCCGGCGCCAAGGCGCCCGCTCCGGCTCAGCGCACTCTGCTGATCACGATGGCCGGCGGCCTGGGTCTGCTGACTGCGGTGCTGTGGATCATCGCCGAGACCGGAACCACTCAGCTCTCCGCGGCTCTGCAGCACGAGGTCTGGCAGGAGAACGGCACGTTCGTGGCTGTGGTGGCCGTGCTCATCGCCTTCGCCGCCTTCACCAAGTCGGCCCAGTTCCCCTTCCACCTGTGGCTGCCCGACGCCATGGTCGCTCCGGCGCCGGTCTCCGCCTATCTGCACGCCGCGGCCATGGTCAAAGCCGGCATCTATCTGCTGCTGCGCTTCGCGCCGGTGTTCGAAGGCGTGGTCATCTGGCAGGCCATGCTGATCTCCGCCGGTCTGATCACCGCGCTGATCGGTGCGCTCTTCGCGCTGCAGCGCCATGACATCAAAGAGATCATGGCCTACTCCACGGTCTCCCAGCTGGGCTTCCTGGTGGCCACCATCGGCATCGGCACTCCGACGGCGATCACGGCGGCCATCATCCACGTGGTCGCCCACGCGCTGTTCAAGTCCAGCCTGTTCATGATGGTCGGCATCATCGAGCACGAGTCGCACACCCGCGACATCCGGGAGCTCAACGGTCTGCGCAAGACCATGCCGGTCTCGTTCGTCGTCACCCTGGTCGCCTCCCTGTCCATGGCCGGTGTGCCCCCGCTGTTCGGCTTCGTCTCCAAGGAGAACCTGCTCAAGGGCTTCCTCTCCGCGGAGGAGGACGGCATCTTCGGAGCGGGGCTGAGCTGGACGCTGACGCTGATCGCTGTGCTGGCCGCCGTCGGGACCTTCGCCTACTGCGGACGGATCGTGCTGGGAGCCTTCGGCGGATACCGCGGTGTGGGCCGGAAGGACGCCGGCTACGACGACGGCGCCCACGCGCCCATCGCTGAGGACGCCGCACACGAGGCGTCACCGGCCTTCTTCATGCCCGCGCTGCTGCCGGCGGCAGCCGGCGCGATCCTCGGGTTCGTCCCGTTCCTCTTCGACGGTCTGATCTCTCGAGCCACCCAGTCGGCCTCCACCTCGGACTATGAGGCACATTTCTACCTCTGGGGCGGCCTCAGTGTGGATCTGATGCTCTCAGTGATCATCATGGGAGTCGGTCTGATCACGGTCGTCGCCCGGGCGCGGATGGACAACCTGATCCCGCGCACCGTAGTGCCGTGGACCGGCGTCGAGGTCGTGGAGAAGATGCGGACGGGGTCCATCGCATTCGGACGTCGGGTCGGGGACATCACCCGCAGCGATATGCACGGTCTGCACCTGACCGCACCGGGCATCTTCCTGGCCGCGATCTTCGCAGCCGGCGTGGTCGCCGCCCCGCAGCTCGGAGACTTCACCGAAGGCCACACCCAGATGATCGATTGGGTGCTGATCGGTCTGATGGGGATCTTCCTGATCGGGACCGTCATCTCGAAGTCTCGCACCGCCGCGGTGGTCCTGGCCGGAGGCGCCGGCTTCATGGTCTCGGCCTGGTACTTCCTGCTGGGCGCCATCGACGTCGGCATGACCCAGCTGCTGGTGGAGATCCTGACCGTGGTGGTGCTGGTGCTGGTCATGCGCAAGCTGCCCACGAAGTTCCACCCCGTGAAGCGTTCCCGCACCGCAGTCGCCGTGGTGATCGCCATCGGCTTCGGCGTGATGGCCTTCGTCGCCGCCTTCGCTCTGACAGGACGCAGCGGCCGCTGGTCCGAGGGCGAGGGGCACCGCGCCCCGGTGGGTGAGGCGTTCCTGACCCATACCTATGACGAATCCGGGGCCATCAACACGGTCAACTCCATCCTCGTGGACTTCCGTGCATTGGACACCTTCGGTGAGCTGACCGTGTTGGGTGTGGCCGGCTTCGCCATCCTGGCGGTGCTGAACTCCGCATTCTCCACCTCGGACAACGTCACTCCCGGGTCCAAGAGCTGGGTGGGCACTCCATTGGACCACGCCAAGGACAACACCACGGCGATGCGCAGCGTCTTCAACTGGATGGCACCGTTCATCATGCTGCTCTCGCTGATCCTGCTGCTGCGCGGCCATTACGACTCCGGCGGCGGCTTCATCGCCGCCCTGGTACTCGGAGGATTCTTCGCTCTGCGCTACCTGGTGGCCCCGTCGGATTCCTCGGTGAAGCTGCGCTTCGACTACGCGATGATCATCGTCGGCGGCATCATCATCTCCGCCGCCATCGGCCTTGCCGGGTTCGTCGAGGGTTCCTACCTGCGGCCCATCGTCCTGTTCGAAGGGCTGCCGCTGCCGTGGGGAAGCGAATCCGGCTTCACCCTGAGCACGGCCCTGATCTTCGACCTGGGCATCTACCTGGCCGTCATCGGGGCGGTCCTGGTGGCTCTGGACCGGTTGGGCCAGGCACAGCGCTACCCGGCGGAGCTGCTGCGGGCGCACCGCCGGTCCTTGGGGCAGAAGACCGGCGAGGTCTCCGCTCTGGAACCTGACTACGCCGTGGATCCGGGAGATCTTCCCGTCGAGGTGGAAGCGGAGAACGCCGGCAGAGACGACCACAGCATAGGAGAGGGGGTGGACGGCCGATGA
- a CDS encoding superoxide dismutase family protein: MIHPSRGRTLLAGTAVLMLALSACGDGTEAEDPAQDTAEQNDTEDQGDQETGEDSAAGPVIAEAELADQAGTPIGTVIVSEAGEGVVELHAEITDMEPGFRGISIHEAGLCEIQSADEYGQVGDFFSAGPHLAGEPEEESGVAEGEEAPEGLETDPELPPDVEPEEQAEIFHPDHAGALPNLLITEEGTGNLTVMSDRLDEDLLLDGDGSAVIVHAQADNAGNVPDRYAPEGPDYETLTTGDAGGRAACGVFEGA, encoded by the coding sequence ATGATTCACCCATCGCGAGGCCGCACGCTGCTGGCCGGGACCGCCGTTCTGATGCTTGCCCTCTCGGCCTGCGGAGACGGCACCGAAGCTGAGGATCCCGCACAGGACACCGCTGAGCAGAACGACACCGAGGACCAGGGGGACCAGGAGACCGGCGAGGACTCAGCCGCCGGACCGGTCATCGCCGAGGCCGAGCTGGCCGACCAGGCCGGAACACCTATCGGGACCGTCATCGTCTCTGAGGCGGGAGAGGGCGTGGTCGAGCTCCACGCCGAGATCACCGATATGGAGCCCGGCTTCCGCGGCATCAGCATCCATGAGGCCGGCCTCTGCGAGATCCAGTCGGCCGATGAGTATGGGCAGGTCGGAGACTTCTTCTCGGCTGGGCCCCACCTGGCCGGCGAGCCGGAGGAGGAGTCCGGCGTCGCCGAGGGGGAGGAGGCCCCTGAGGGCCTCGAGACGGACCCGGAGCTGCCCCCGGACGTCGAGCCGGAGGAGCAGGCCGAGATCTTCCACCCTGACCACGCCGGTGCCCTGCCCAACCTGCTGATCACCGAGGAGGGAACCGGGAATCTGACAGTCATGAGTGACCGCCTGGATGAGGACCTGCTGCTCGACGGCGACGGCTCAGCAGTGATCGTCCACGCCCAGGCCGACAACGCTGGAAACGTCCCGGACCGCTATGCTCCGGAGGGTCCCGATTATGAGACCCTCACCACAGGGGATGCCGGCGGTCGTGCCGCCTGCGGCGTCTTCGAAGGCGCCTGA
- a CDS encoding acylphosphatase translates to MAEISDAGRPGIRTGTFARITGRVQGVAFRASAKEEADELGLIGWVRNTDDGAVELLVGGEGPAVDALLRWAEEGPGAAEVGSVQAREAAEEELQTLPGTGFEIRR, encoded by the coding sequence ATGGCAGAGATCAGCGACGCCGGCCGTCCCGGCATCCGCACAGGAACGTTCGCCCGCATCACCGGTCGCGTCCAGGGGGTCGCCTTCCGGGCCTCGGCCAAGGAGGAGGCCGATGAGTTGGGTCTGATCGGCTGGGTGCGCAACACCGACGACGGCGCCGTGGAACTGCTGGTCGGTGGAGAGGGTCCCGCTGTGGATGCCCTGCTGCGCTGGGCGGAGGAGGGCCCGGGAGCGGCCGAGGTCGGTTCCGTCCAGGCCCGTGAGGCCGCGGAGGAAGAGCTGCAGACGCTGCCCGGCACCGGGTTCGAGATCAGACGATGA
- the thpD gene encoding ectoine hydroxylase: MTTTIQAVDDLYPTRQNTSDVIPRRDPVVHGTPEDGPFDAETLRSFEEKGYLSIDQLITPEELQLFKDELKRLAEDPAVKQDERTVVESKSDEVRSIFDIHRSNEIFSRIANDPRVVDRARQILGSEVYIHQSRINYKPGFVGKDFTWHSDFETWHAEDGMPTPRAVSISISLTDNYSFNGPLMIMPGSHQHYISAVGETPEDNHKQSLVMQGAGVPDPTILTEFADRFGIDVLEGPAGGAVMFDSNCMHASNGNVTPFSRSNVFIVYNSVENTPVEPFAAPSPRPDFLGSRDFTPAGR; this comes from the coding sequence GTGACGACGACGATCCAGGCTGTGGACGATCTCTATCCCACTCGCCAGAACACATCGGATGTCATCCCCCGCCGCGACCCGGTGGTGCATGGAACCCCAGAGGACGGCCCCTTCGACGCAGAGACTTTGCGCAGCTTCGAGGAGAAGGGCTACCTGAGCATCGACCAGCTCATCACTCCGGAGGAGCTGCAGCTCTTCAAGGACGAGCTCAAGCGCCTGGCCGAGGATCCCGCTGTGAAGCAGGACGAGCGGACTGTGGTCGAATCGAAGTCCGATGAGGTCCGCTCCATCTTCGACATCCACCGCAGCAACGAGATCTTCTCCCGGATCGCCAACGATCCGCGTGTGGTGGACCGGGCCCGGCAGATCCTGGGCTCGGAGGTGTACATCCATCAGAGCCGCATCAACTACAAGCCGGGCTTCGTGGGCAAGGACTTCACCTGGCACTCGGACTTCGAGACCTGGCACGCCGAGGACGGCATGCCCACACCTCGGGCAGTGTCGATCTCCATCTCCCTGACCGACAACTACTCCTTCAACGGGCCGCTGATGATCATGCCCGGATCGCATCAGCACTACATCAGTGCCGTGGGCGAGACCCCGGAGGACAACCACAAGCAGTCGCTGGTCATGCAGGGTGCCGGCGTGCCTGACCCGACGATCCTGACCGAGTTCGCCGACCGGTTCGGCATCGACGTGTTGGAGGGCCCGGCCGGCGGCGCCGTCATGTTCGACAGCAACTGCATGCACGCCTCCAACGGCAATGTGACCCCGTTCTCCCGGTCCAATGTCTTCATCGTCTACAACTCGGTGGAGAACACTCCGGTGGAGCCCTTCGCGGCGCCGTCTCCGCGCCCGGACTTCCTGGGCAGCCGGGACTTCACCCCGGCCGGGCGCTGA
- a CDS encoding RNHCP domain-containing protein, with protein sequence MSYSPTTREQENTGFECIHCRRSIPKHSAGSYRNHCPRCLWSRHVDIMPGDRAAECGAEMEPIGVDHSGKKGYILIHRCTACGAQDRNRLAPDDDMDAVIALQRPHL encoded by the coding sequence GTGAGCTACTCACCCACCACTCGGGAGCAGGAGAACACCGGCTTCGAGTGCATCCACTGCCGCCGGAGCATCCCCAAGCACAGTGCCGGCAGCTACAGGAACCACTGTCCGCGCTGTCTCTGGTCACGGCACGTCGACATCATGCCGGGGGACCGGGCGGCCGAATGCGGGGCTGAGATGGAGCCGATCGGCGTCGACCACTCCGGGAAGAAGGGCTACATCCTCATCCATCGCTGCACCGCCTGTGGTGCCCAGGACCGGAATCGCCTGGCCCCCGATGACGATATGGATGCGGTCATCGCGCTTCAGCGGCCCCATCTCTGA
- a CDS encoding RNA methyltransferase: MTDEHVLSNPTADRVKKVASLASRAGRRKQGLFLAEGPQPVREALALWLRRWEQEPRGEKEDTQELPHLDALYFDPDALSRHTEVEALLDRVRGVLFDPEQDLPRRARIFLREATPEVLRAMGDAETSQGMVAACTIPQPGQQLPQLHLGAALLGVQDPGNAGTIIRAADAAGADAVVLTPGSSDPWAPKVVRSAAGSHFHLPIRPGTELEHFLETVRDQGAQILAADGEAETELPALEQPQKSTVWLFGNEAHGLSEEEKTHADQRISIPLYGRAESLNVATAAVVCLYHSATAQNSASLQNTES; this comes from the coding sequence GTGACTGACGAACATGTGCTGAGCAATCCGACCGCCGACCGGGTCAAGAAGGTCGCCTCTCTCGCCTCCCGGGCCGGACGCCGCAAGCAGGGGCTCTTCCTGGCCGAAGGCCCCCAGCCGGTGCGTGAGGCGCTGGCCCTGTGGCTGCGCCGCTGGGAGCAGGAGCCCCGCGGGGAGAAGGAGGACACCCAGGAGCTGCCTCACCTGGATGCGCTCTACTTCGATCCGGATGCGCTCAGCCGCCACACCGAGGTGGAGGCGCTGCTGGACCGGGTCCGCGGCGTGCTCTTCGATCCGGAGCAGGATCTGCCTCGCCGGGCGCGGATCTTCCTGCGTGAGGCCACCCCGGAGGTGCTGCGCGCCATGGGCGACGCCGAGACCTCCCAGGGCATGGTGGCGGCTTGCACCATCCCGCAGCCGGGGCAGCAGCTTCCGCAGCTGCATCTGGGCGCCGCGCTGCTCGGTGTCCAGGATCCCGGCAACGCCGGCACCATCATCCGTGCCGCCGACGCCGCCGGTGCCGACGCCGTCGTGCTCACCCCGGGCAGTTCGGATCCCTGGGCTCCCAAAGTGGTCCGCTCCGCGGCAGGCTCTCACTTCCATCTGCCCATCCGGCCCGGAACAGAGCTGGAGCACTTCCTCGAGACCGTCCGCGACCAGGGCGCACAGATCCTCGCCGCCGACGGAGAGGCCGAGACAGAGCTTCCCGCCCTCGAGCAGCCGCAGAAGTCCACGGTCTGGCTCTTCGGCAATGAGGCCCACGGTCTCTCCGAGGAGGAGAAGACCCACGCCGATCAGCGGATCTCCATCCCGCTCTATGGCCGTGCCGAATCGCTGAACGTGGCCACCGCCGCGGTGGTCTGCCTCTATCACTCGGCCACCGCTCAGAACTCAGCATCTCTCCAGAACACAGAGTCGTGA
- the rplT gene encoding 50S ribosomal protein L20: MARVKRAVNAHKKRRKVLDRASGYRGQRSRLYRKAKEQLLHSFTYNYQHRKKRKGDFRRLWIQRINAAARANGMTYNRFIQGLKGAGVEVDRRMLAELAVSDAAAFKALVETARQGLPEDVNAPKAAA; encoded by the coding sequence ATGGCACGAGTGAAGAGGGCGGTCAACGCCCACAAGAAGCGCCGCAAGGTCCTCGACCGGGCCTCCGGCTACCGCGGACAGCGCTCCCGCCTGTACCGCAAGGCTAAGGAGCAGCTGCTCCACAGCTTCACCTACAACTACCAGCACCGGAAGAAGCGCAAGGGCGATTTCCGTCGCCTGTGGATCCAGCGCATCAACGCTGCCGCACGCGCCAACGGCATGACCTACAACCGCTTCATCCAGGGCCTCAAGGGCGCTGGGGTCGAGGTCGACCGCCGCATGCTGGCCGAGCTGGCCGTCTCCGACGCCGCTGCCTTCAAGGCACTGGTGGAGACCGCTCGCCAGGGTCTGCCGGAGGACGTGAACGCCCCCAAGGCCGCCGCGTGA
- the rpmI gene encoding 50S ribosomal protein L35 — MPKMKTHSGAKKRFKITGSGQIKRQQANRRHYLEHKSSRLTRRLAGDRIVTKADEKRIKRMLGL, encoded by the coding sequence ATGCCGAAGATGAAGACCCACAGCGGGGCCAAGAAGCGCTTCAAGATCACCGGTTCCGGCCAGATCAAGCGCCAGCAGGCCAACCGCCGCCACTACCTGGAGCACAAGTCTTCCCGCCTGACCCGCCGTCTGGCCGGTGACCGCATCGTCACCAAGGCTGACGAAAAGCGCATCAAGCGCATGCTGGGCCTCTGA